The Acidimicrobiales bacterium region CGGACCCGACCTCATCGACCACGAGCTTCACGAGCGCGCTCGAATCGAAGTAGACGAGGGCCACGTTCAGCGACGCTGCTCGCCGACGATGTCCGCAACCGGTCGTTTCGGCGTCGGCCGGGGCCGGTCACCTGCGACCGGCCGGGTGGAACTGTCCGGGCGACTGATGACTCCCTCGGCAGTGAGTCTGTCGATGACCGGCGCCGAGTCGAGGCCGACGATTCGCGCGACCGGAGTTCCTCGATCGGTGATGACGACGTCGTTCCCTTCGCGTGCCGCCTCGATCCACCGGCTGAGGTGGGCTCTGAGCTCGGTGACGGCAACGTCCATGCCGCAACTGTACATCACAAGGAGCAGTCATATGTACAGGCGCGATGAGAGGACGGGTTCCCCGGTGCGGCTCAGGCCTCGGTGTCGGTGCTGACCATCCAAGGAACGCCGTAGCGGTCGGTACAGGCGCCGAAGCCGGGCGACCAGAACTGCGGGGCGAACTCCATCTCCACCTCTCCCCCATCGGCGAGGGCCTCGAAGACCCGCTTGGCGGTGTCGATGTCGGGGGTGCTGTAGGTGACGGCCACGCCGGTCTTGGGGCCGTCGTCGCCGGTGGGGTCGTCAGAGCCCATGATCATGGCGCCGTCGAAGGTGAGCGACGCGTGCATGACGTGGTGGGGTTCGGCGCCGGGCATCGGTTCGGCGTCGTCGGGGAGCTCCGCGTGGGTCATCACATAGAGCTCGCCGCCGAAGATCTCGTGGTAGTGGGCGAAGGTAAGGCCGGGATCAGCGGGTGGTGAAGCGGCTCATGAACTCCCACGCGTCGCGGGTGGCGTCGATGTCGAAGGTCGTGTGGCCGACGATCGCCTCGATCGATCGGCTGAACTCGCTCGAGGGCCAGGTGTGGCCGCCGTCGAGGACGATGTAGAACTCGACGTCGGCGCCGTCGGGGCAGTCGTACACCCGGTGGATCACCTCGTCGGTGAGCTCGTGGTCGGTGTGGTCGGAGGCGCAGCCGTTGCGTTCGGCGAAGGTCGAGACGGTCGCCGGATGGCCGTCGCCGTCGAGGTCGACCGGTGGCGGTTCGGTGGCGGGATCGACGAGGTCGGGGACCTCGGAGGTGTCCTCGTCATCGGAACCCGGGATGGCGGAGATGTCGACTCCCCCGTTGAACAGCAGGATCGGGTCCGCGGTGCCGTGGAACGACACGATCGGGACGGGTCGACTCTGGCCACAGGGGTCGACGTCCATGATCCCGGCGACGGGGGCGGCAGCCGCGAGCACCTCGGCCCGCTCGCAGATGAGCATCGAGGTGAACATGGCCCCGTTGGAGAGACCGGTGGCGTAGACGCGCGACTCGTCGATGCACAGGGTGGAGGTCACCTGGTCGAGGACGGCGTCGAAGTAGACGACGTCGGGGTTGGGCGATTCGGAGCTGATGTTCCAACGGACGGGAACGTCGGTGCCGTGCGGGTAGACGACGACGAAACCCTCGTCCTCGGCGAGATCGGAGTATGCCGTCATGCCGGCGTGGATCTCGGCGCCCTCCATCAGCCCGTGGAAGTCGAACACGACCGGTCGCGGTGTCTCGCCGTCGTGGGCGCTCGGGACGGTCAGCAGGTAGCGGCGCTCCACGTCGTCGACGGTGAGGGTGCGCTCCTCCTCGACGACCGGGGCATCGGCGTCGGTGCCACAACCAGGCGACGCGTGGCTGACCGGTTCGGGTTCCGTGGGTTCGGTGGTCGGGGCGTCGGGCTCCGCTGCCGAGCCGTCGTCGTCGTTGCCATCGCCGTCGTCTCCGGCGCAGGCGGCGAGCAGCAGGATCACGGCGACGAGGGCGGCGCTGATGCTCATGACGCTCGCGCCAGCGCGTTGGTTCACGGCTGCGCGCGTGGGCATTTGCGAACCGTAGTCAGGAAACATGGCGTGAGCACTGGAGCACGGTCGCTCAGAGCAGGGTGATCGACGCGGTGAGTTTCAGGGCCTGCCGTGTCGGCCACCGGCGGTCGGTCGT contains the following coding sequences:
- a CDS encoding type II toxin-antitoxin system prevent-host-death family antitoxin — its product is MDVAVTELRAHLSRWIEAAREGNDVVITDRGTPVARIVGLDSAPVIDRLTAEGVISRPDSSTRPVAGDRPRPTPKRPVADIVGEQRR
- a CDS encoding VOC family protein, which translates into the protein MTHAELPDDAEPMPGAEPHHVMHASLTFDGAMIMGSDDPTGDDGPKTGVAVTYSTPDIDTAKRVFEALADGGEVEMEFAPQFWSPGFGACTDRYGVPWMVSTDTEA
- a CDS encoding PHB depolymerase family esterase produces the protein MPTRAAVNQRAGASVMSISAALVAVILLLAACAGDDGDGNDDDGSAAEPDAPTTEPTEPEPVSHASPGCGTDADAPVVEEERTLTVDDVERRYLLTVPSAHDGETPRPVVFDFHGLMEGAEIHAGMTAYSDLAEDEGFVVVYPHGTDVPVRWNISSESPNPDVVYFDAVLDQVTSTLCIDESRVYATGLSNGAMFTSMLICERAEVLAAAAPVAGIMDVDPCGQSRPVPIVSFHGTADPILLFNGGVDISAIPGSDDEDTSEVPDLVDPATEPPPVDLDGDGHPATVSTFAERNGCASDHTDHELTDEVIHRVYDCPDGADVEFYIVLDGGHTWPSSEFSRSIEAIVGHTTFDIDATRDAWEFMSRFTTR